From one Solanum lycopersicum chromosome 12, SLM_r2.1 genomic stretch:
- the LOC101248177 gene encoding uncharacterized protein — protein MSNLSKLEFVALDISGKNYLSWVLEAEIHLAAKCLDSTITQGNEASSQDKAKAMIFLRDHLDEGLKIEYLTVKDPLELWTDLKGRYHHLKATVLPRARYEWMHLRFQDFKTVIEYNSIVFKITSQLKLCRETIKDEDMLEKTLTTFHASNVILQQQYRETFFQKYSKLISCLLVAEQHNALLMKNHEARPTGAAPLPEGNVVEARDQSEVKRDDHRGYNNARGRDKDKRRYTNRRQGGGHNKKENNMSSQNNPSKSNCCRCGMKGRWKNECRTHEHFVRLYQNSFKKKGNKSGASSSNARAESHMTLKDGDKPGTSQKYIKMLKQIWL, from the coding sequence atgtCGAATTTATCAAAACTTGAGTTTGTGGCATTAGATATTTCTGGAAAGAATTATCTTTCATGGGTACTCGAAGCTGAGATTCACTTGGCTGCTAAATGTCTTGATTCCACTATTACTCAGGGAAATGAAGCATCGAGTCAAGATAAGGCGAAGGCTATGATTTTCCTTCGTGATCATCTTGATGAGGGCCTAAAGATTGAATATCTGACGGTGAAAGATCCACTTGAATTGTGGACTGATTTAAAGGGGAGATATCACCACCTAAAGGCAACAGTGTTGCCAAGAGCTCGTTATGAGTGGATGCATTTGCGGTTTCAAGATTTTAAGACCGTAATTGAATACAACTCTATTGTATTCAAGATAACCTCCCAGTTGAAATTATGTAGGGAgactataaaagatgaggatatgTTGGAAAAAACACTTACTACTTTTCATGCCTCGAATGTGATATTGCAGCAGCAATATCGTGAAAcgttttttcagaaatattcTAAACTAATCTCATGTCTTTTGGTGGCTGAGCAACATAATgctcttttaatgaaaaatcatgaagctCGTCCCACTGGAGCTGCTCCATTACCGGAGGGAAATGTGGTGGAAGCACGTGATCAATCTGAAGTAAAAAGAGATGATCATCGGGGATATAATAATGCACGGGGACGTGACAAAGATAAAAGACGATACACTAATCGTCGTCAAGGTGGTGGTCATAATAAAAAGGAGAACAACATGAGTTCTCAAAATAACCCCTCAAAAAGTAATTGTTGTCGTTGTGGCATGAAAGGTCGTTGGAAGAATGAATGTCGCACACATGAACATTTTGTAAGGCTCTATCAAAATTCctttaaaaagaaaggaaataaaagtggCGCTTCCTCTTCCAATGCTCGAGCTGAGTCACATATGACTCTTAAAGATGGTGATAAGCCGGGAACATCTCAGAAATATATAAAGATGTTGAAGCAAATTTGGCTTTAA